In the genome of Lactuca sativa cultivar Salinas chromosome 3, Lsat_Salinas_v11, whole genome shotgun sequence, the window atttaataaaagtcaataccatgattataggaattatttttggaagttattaaacaaattactaaattacccttatttatttatttatttaattttgattgccCACATTTATGTATACGATAACACAATACTTAGTTTAAACAAATGAAccttgctatatatatatatatatatatatatatatatatatatatatatatatatatatatatatatatatatatatatatatatatagggaaggattatttggaaaacaaaaaaaaccctaaaaaaacactaaaaatcataaaaatgcataaaaaaaaatacttagagattacaaaacttttttttaaaatttttttaataaaaaaatggcaGGTTTTTATGAAGCAACTCACATAAGAGCATCTCTAACTCACCTCCATTTTCCCAAAAAATTGAGTAAAAATGGggtaaatagtgtttcatctccaacaATACTCCATTTTTATGCCAAAAAATATATTCATACTATATTCTATTATCCCAACTTATATAGATTGTCAAACACGCCCCTCTACTAATTTAAATTTTAACAattatataatcaatattttttcattacattaaaattaaataaacaagATTATATCTATAATActcttataaataaatattatacatacatttataaaaatattacatatacacttttaaataaatattatacataCATTTATATAAAAATTAGACTACGcacttttaaataaatattatacatgcATAGATAACATAATTATGCGTTGGAATAAATTTCCCACAAATGATCAACTAACGCATTTCGTAGACTGAAGTGTGCTTCTTTatctttaatatttttatatcgAGCAAGAAATTGTTGGAATTGACTGTCTTCATCTGTCGTCAATTCAACCTCTATCGGTGGCACTTCTCTTGCAATTTCAATTGGTGTGTCAAGATCATGTTCATCATTGATTATCATATTATGTAAAATAATGCATGTAGTACTTACTTTTTTACAAAAACAAGTTGATCCTTGAACAATCGCAAAACGTGATTGGAGAACTCCAAATGCACGTTCTACATCCTTTTGGCATGCCTTTTGTTGTGTAGCAAACTTTTTTGGACTTGTTGGTTTATGAATAGTTTGTACTAGAGTGGACCATTTCGATATATACTATCAGCCAAGTAAATATCCTATGTTGTATTGTGTCTCTTGAATAACATAAAGATCAGGTGGTGCAATATCTTGAGCTAGATTGCAAAAAAGATGGGAAGACTCAAATACATTTatatcattgtttggtgtttaaTTACTTTTTCCGATTTCTCACACCTTTTGTTTCCATGCATGTGAGCATATATGAAGTTAATTCCATGCATAGTAATGTGTCATGTTAGCATCTTTGAATATAAACTCCAAGTATGATAGGAATCTTGAAATTAGTGGACACTGGTCAATGTCATACATGAAAATCTTTGAAAGTAGTTAGCATCTTTAAAAGCCAAATACATTGTATATATATAGATTGTCACCATAGTTAATATACAGTTAACAAAAATGCCTATCCGATCAGTTGGATTTAGTCAAGAAGAAGATATGTTTTTGTGTCTAGCGTATATTGAAATTTCTCAAGATCCCATCAATAGTGTTTATCGGTCATCTGATCGATTTTTGGTCTGGCGTCGAAGAGGCTTACAACACTAGAAAAGTTTGAATCTGGAGTGAACGTACAAGGAAGTCTCTTCACGGATGAGTTCTAAGAATTGAAAAGGCAACATGAAAATTGCATTCTTGTATAAAACAATACGAGGAAAGATGTCCAAGTGGTGCTTCATCTAACGATATTGTACGTATAATATGTAATTTTGAATtgcttatttttatttaaaaaataaactttttatttattcttACACATAGTTCGATAAAGCCAAACAAATGATGTTGGAAGATCCAAAGTTCACAACAGGATAGAAATTTGATCATATGTGGAACGTTGTAAaaatctttgaaaagtttaaagatgGTAAAACTCATACTCCAAAAATATCAAAACCACCAGGATATGTATCTTCGGGGTCTAAAAGCCGCATCCATGACTCTTCACAAGTATCTCCTGGAGTGTCTTCATTTTCTTAATAtttagatgaagatgaagatataaCAGGTGGTTATCCCTCGGAACTGAaaaaaatcaaaactgaaaagaAAAAAGGATGATCAAATAGCATCGGCTGTCAGTGTCATTGATGAAGGGAATAAACAAATTTTAGAACAATTAAAAATATCATCTGCTCAAAGACAACAATTTTTGGATAATCAAATCAAAAATTATGCTTTGAAACAAGTTAAAGAAGATAACAAAATGTTGTTTCACGATGTGAACACAATAGTGGATCCAAACGTTCGAGCATTTGTTTTGGCTGAACAAGCACAAATTTTAGCAAAAAGGGCCGAACAACATAATCAACAAACTCCTCTGAAATCTTCATCATATGGACAGTATTTTAATTACCTTGGAGGATATGGATCTTGTTTACCTAATTACTAGGCTAATAGtattgtcacttgttggtttttATTAGACTATTATTGTAATATGCAGGTTAACTACATGTTTTAATAGCATACGTTATTGTGTTTgtattatatattttaattataagcttttgtaaaatacgttatcgttttttaaaatttcaatatgtatttaactttttatatgagattgatgaacaaaaagcaaattatatatttttaattagttaatataatataatatataacaaaatattataagtattaaatattatatttaaattataattagtaggtAAAAATGAACtagaaatgtataaatatataaacagaGGGACTAAAACCGAAAACAGAAATTTCACCCCATTAGTATAACACCATATTTGGTATAATACTATTCATATACCCAAAATGGGGGAATAAATGAGGGAGAATTGGAAAAGAATGGGggaaaaaatgagaaaaaaatgaaaaatatgagTGGGTTGGAGATGCTCTAAGCACCATATCCATGAAGCAATTCAAGATTTTAaccttcttttttttcttttatgtgAATAAACAATAGTCAAAGGAAGTTTGATTCCATCACAAGAAACCGGTTCATGATTTTCACAACTATAAAACTCAGAGAGATCATTCAATGAGTATGAGTCCCCATATTTATTAGGGAAAATTACTAATATAGCCATAATGGTTAATTACTTGTCAAAAAATAGTCAAAAATTTGATCTTAGCCAAAAATAGCCCACAAAATAGTAGTCAACATACGGTTAATGGCGTTGACTACTATTTTGTGGTAATGGTCTACTATTTTATGAACCGTTTGCTTTTTCATGGCTCATTAGCCCAATGATATATAATGTGTAATTTTTTCAGATAAGGTCATTTTCCACTTTAGGTTTTTGGGTTTGGCTACTTTTTTCTCTCAATGGAGCACTCGAAAAACAACTAGGTTTGTCTACTTTTCATCAAAATTTTACCATGTTCGTGATTAGAAGTAGGTTTTTTGTATATGTTTAAgttattttttggaaaaaaattgaaacaaataaaaataaaaccgtAGGTTTCATACAAAACCTACGGTGTACAAGTGAGCAATGCACAGATTGTGCATTGTTGACTTGTACACCTACAGTTTCGTATGAACTGTAcgggaaaatattttttttagttttttttttgaaaatttgataCTACACGAtcggaattatatatatatatatatatatatatatatatatatatatatatatatatatatatatgtaatatatggatgattttttttttcataaaacgcAAAAAAAAATGTACATAATTTCACAATATCATATGATTAGTAAAATAACGTTTGAAGtactattatatataaaatataagcaACAgacatgatttggttttgaccgtCCATTGTCACTGCGAGCAACATCGTACCATTGAATTCACCATTTAGGTGACCACCATCAGTCCATCAATTATTAGGGTCGGCCTACAATATTTGATGAATGTTTGTACCTACAATTATTTTTTATGGCATTAACAAATACCAATTaggattcatatgttatatttggTATAAAAAATTATCACTGCTTACCAAGCAACCCAGCGCGATATACACGAACTCAAACTGATCATCATCATCTGCTCTTATTTGAGTAACAGTTCGTGGATTATGCTTGACCAAGTTGTGCAGATATGCTGGTAGTTTGGTGAATGAATCCTCTTTGGTACCACTTAACATCAACAATTCATATTGTTTTGCCTGCCATGCTTGttggtatgagatattgattgGAAATTTCGAATTAATGTCCCTCACAATTTCATTACCCCGATAACTCTATTATAATCTCCGGCCAATAATTCAGTGATAAAGTGGCCGAGTACCTTTGTTGTCGATGATTAGACTCCAAGTTTGTTGCACAACAAGTGTGTTGGTCAACAACTTTTGTGACATGCAAAGCAGTAGTCGATTTGATTACTCTTGCCCTAACCATCCAAGAACAATTTTCTATCAAACAAACCACCTCAAACCTTTCTTTGCTCGATCTGGTAGTCTTATATTGCTTACCTTGTTCCATGCATTGTCTTCCAATTGCAAGCTTGAGCAACTCTTTGTCATCAAAAATGTCTAGAACCTTAATCTCTTCATTTATATCCACCCTCTGACATGGAATTTTCACATCATCGTTTACAGGACATGAAGGCAATGCGGGCATACCATGAAACATGGTATCTGAATAAATAAGTTTTGGTTCATCAACAAATTCTTCTCCATTAGAATCACTCTCTAGGCCGGATATATCCAACTTGTCACAATTCGTAAACTCGCCATATCTTGTTAGTTCACCATCATGCAAAAATGGAACTTCTTTGTAACACCCGTTTACTTATTAGTTAAATATATAAACTAATGAACGAATGGTAGCCTAaagtaaataattatatatgcaggGTGTTGGGTTGGAGGAGTTAATTGCCACATTTCTATAAGTCGGGGATTAATAGTGTGTGTTTGGGaaccattttataaatatttatgaagacaggggctccgtggtaattatctggatttaaaaaaaatggaGGGGTTGAATATGTTATAATTAAGGCTTTGGGGGCCTGTTTGGCAAATTTTGTACCAAAGTTGTAAGAGATTTTAATGGTGAAGGCTAAAGAGTAATTATCGGATTTATATTGAAAGGAAATTGGATTGCAGGGGCCTACCCTGCCATTATGGCAAAATGTTTGTGGGTATCAGATGTATTTATACACGTTatgaaaccctaaacctaagGAATGAAACAGCCGCCACTCTCCCATTTCGTGTCCGGCACCACCATCTACCTTATTCACCATCTCCGGTCATTAGAGCCCTCCGCCGCCACCTTATTACCCCTCATCCCTTGCTGTTGAATAACACCGCTTGCACCACCAACGTTTCTGTCGGGCAGCGTGTGTAACCGAGGAAAAAACCACCGGACAGTCGCCAATGTGCCCTCCCCGGTGAGGATTGCGTCGTCGTAGGCGATGTTGTTCCGCTGCTATCGTCCCCAGCGACATCAGTTGTCCCTATCCGCCGTCAACGAGGAATAAGCAAGCACCATTTACCGCTGCTTTGTCACTCACAGTTCCGTTGTCCTTCTTCTTTTGCCAAGTGTTTCGTTCCAGCTTTGACCACCATCAGTCGTCGCCTTTAGCCGCCGTAGTGGTCGTCAAGGATGTTGCTGCCGTCGTCACGCGCCACCAAGTGGTGGTTGCGTCCTTATCTGCAAGAACGGGCTTACTGCGGTCGTTGCTGCTTGATTGGAAAATCGGAAgaagccaccgccaccaccgtagggtggtggctgccgtctCAAGTTCGTTGCTGCCGCCGCTGGGAGCTGCCGGGTGGGTGGCTGGTGTGTGATTTAATCTTCAATGTGTGTTTATTTAGGGTAGTGTGTATTTTTCATGAGTTCATTGTAAAATGTAACAAAGAAGAATAATGAATAGAAATCTCGAACCACCACCGTATGGTGGtgcctgccgccaccggccgctgtGTCGGGTAGCGGTGTGCTTGACTTGTGAGTCGACTCAATTggggatgcttgaaaccctaatgggctcaaaggagccctaatgggcccaatgaagcttaatggactctaaaagacccaataaaaccctaatgagcttattaagattttagtgggcctaataggcccaataaagccctaattgacttaagaggccaacaaattgataagtgggctaatatttggattggaaaaccctaatgccaatgaaaacctaactttaagaattaatcgggtcacacacacaagaattatttaataacttggaatattaaatagtaatcattggcggaaattaatctaagcaatattggacttaatggattaagtccttaatggattaagtccttaatgggttaagtaggaaacttaaccctaatcatcattttatgtgaaaccctaattttacttgggtttattgttgggcctttcttttaggccttgatgattgggttattaaatggactatccaagatcaagcaaatggtatagggtaatttaatgggcctagggcaaggcccatgtgaggggcttgggcccaatttggaaaattgggccatagatggggcCTTAattattatatgatgttgggcctcagaatgagaccatgta includes:
- the LOC128132901 gene encoding uncharacterized protein LOC128132901, yielding MFHGMPALPSCPVNDDVKIPCQRVDINEEIKVLDIFDDKELLKLAIGRQCMEQVQTIHKPTSPKKFATQQKACQKDVERAFGVLQSRFAIVQGSTCFCKKVSTTCIILHNMIINDEHDLDTPIEIAREVPPIEVELTTDEDSQFQQFLARYKNIKDKEAHFSLRNALVDHLWEIYSNA